A genomic window from Prunus persica cultivar Lovell chromosome G2, Prunus_persica_NCBIv2, whole genome shotgun sequence includes:
- the LOC18785731 gene encoding telomere repeat-binding protein 3, with amino-acid sequence MVLKKRLDFGFDGFEVPSIPRAPRSARRRGPHKKSVDNGQICAFELLASLAGKLLQESASSSASSNASEGNSKPAFGKDVKQERQDGHKPLKEECLDQGSSEESVSLELTSQNINRKFILKEFPHAESDTVLEHTSVITNSDSSAKAGGHMKSVICSSRPIFQSYSSKVEGGFQGIGESCYGNVANGAEVQKDSERLETGALTRANPCSSKNPIELRAKYPAMLNGDNNVKLSLFRDPIPNASFSRHRNDIELGSRDDDENISRCNKPSNKVKVFRPSPCIGDRRIRKLLTSKYWKVAPKLRDCEHYRFDGGIKPIYHKRKTLYSRERSQRDTLYKRRKLVDRSSVVTSDGGFSGESVSNSPDNGNKSGPAENGVSASVIGHQASSHSKESHVKFRIKSFRVPELFIEVPETETVGSLKRTVMEAVNSILRGGLSVGVLVHGKKVRDDNRTLLQTGISCKDNLDSLGFTLEPSLVQAPPSLCSGDPPPSLSCETSVLLTRSPGTPVLDSVMSDPLSEPPPLTHSGSLPESNHELVSSHIDILTNKTMLESQALVAIPEMSMEPLAVVPVNQKTKRSELVQRRTRRPFSVSEVEALVQAVEELGTGRWRDVKLRAFENADHRTYVDLKDKWKTLVHTAKISPQQRRGEPVPQELLDRVLAAHSYWCQHQAKQHGKHQGGIMKITEAPTDKTWS; translated from the exons ATGGTGTTGAAGAAGAGGCTAGATTTTGGATTTGATGGCTTCGAGGTGCCTTCTATACCTAGAGCTCCCAGATCAGCTAGA AGGAGGGGCCCACATAAGAAGTCGGTTGACAATGGGCAGATCTGTGCATTTGAATTACTGGCTTCATTAGCTGGCAAGTTATTGCAGGAGAGTGCAAGTTCTTCTGCCTCTAGTAATGCTTCTGAAGGAAATTCGAAGCCTGCCTTTGGCAAAGATGTTAAGCAGGAAAGACAAGATGGGCATAAACCTCTAAAAGAAGAGTGCCTTGATCAGGGAAGCTCTGAAGAAAGTGTTTCTCTAGAGCTGACCTCCCAAAACATCAACCGGAAGTTTATTCTCAAAGAATTTCCGCATGCCGAGAGTGATACTGTTTTGGAACACACTTCAGTTATTACAAATTCTGACAGCTCAGCGAAAGCTGGAGGTCATATGAAGTCTGTAATTTGCAGTAGCAGGCCCATATTTCAAAGTTATTCCAGTAAAGTAGAGGGAGGCTTCCAGGGTATTGGGGAGTCCTGTTATGGTAATGTAGCAAATGGAGCTGAAGTACAGAAAGATAGTGAGCGATTAGAAACTGGAGCTTTGACTAGGGCTAACCCATGCAGTTCCAAGAATCCAATTGAATTGCGTGCAAAATATCCTGCAATGCTCAATGGAGACAATAATGTCAAATTGTCATTGTTCAGGGATCCTATTCCTAATGCTTCTTTTTCCAGGCATAGGAATGATATTGAATTAGGTAGTAGAGATGATGACGAAAACATTTCTAGGTGCAATAAACCTAGCAACAAGGTGAAGGTCTTTAGGCCTTCACCCTGTATTGGAGACCGAAGAATAAGGAAATTACTGACATCCAAGTACTGGAAAGTGGCTCCAAAATTAAGGGATTGTGAACACTACAGATTTG ATGGGGGAATAAAACCTAtttatcacaaaaggaaaACCTTATACAGCCGGGAAAGATCTCAACGCGACACTCTTTATAAGAGGAGGAAATTGGTTGACCGGAGCTCAGTAGTGACTTCTGATGGAGGGTTCAGTGGTGAAAGTGTTTCTAATTCACCAGATAACGGAAACAAAAGTGGTCCTGCTG AAAACGGGGTATCAGCTTCAGTTATAGGTCATCAAGCATCTTCCCATTCCAAAGAATCTCATG TGAAATTCAGAATCAAATCCTTTAGGGTACCAGAGCTTTTCATTGAGGTCCCAGAAACTGAAACTGTCGGTTCTTTGAAG AGGACGGTCATGGAGGCAGTGAATTCCATACTTAGAGGTGGATTAAGTGTTGGAGTACTTGTTCATGGGAAAAAGGTTAGAGATGACAACAGAACTCTACTGCAGACCGGAATTTCTTGCAAAGACAATTTGGATTCTCTGGGTTTTACTTTGGAGCCTAGTCTTGTGCAAGCTCCTCCATCTTTGTGTTCTGGCGATCCTCCTCCTTCATTATCATGTGAGACTTCGGTGCTGTTGACCAG GTCCCCAGGCACACCTGTCTTAGACTCTGTGATGTCTGATCCGTTATCTGAACCCCCACCTCTAACCCATTCAGGCAGTCTTCCTGAAAGTAATCATGAATTGGTTTCCTCTCATATTGACATATTGACCAACAAAACAATGCTGGAATCCCAGGCACTAGTTGCTATTCCAGAAATGAGCATGGAGCCACTAGCTGTAGTTCCTGTGAACCAAAAAACTAAGCGATCTGAGCTTGTACAGCGTCGAACCAGGAGACCATTCTCTGTGTCAGAAGTTGAAGCGTTGGTGCAGGCAGTTGAGGAACTTGGAACTGGAAG GTGGCGTGATGTTAAATTGCGTGCATTTGAGAATGCAGATCATCGAACATATGTGGACTTGAAG GATAAATGGAAAACCTTAGTTCACACTGCAAAAATCTCTCCTCAGCAAAGAAGGGGAGAGCCTGTTCCTCAGGAGCTTTTGGACAGAGTATTGGCTGCCCATTCTTACTGGTGCCAACACCAAGCTAAGCAACATGGCAAGCATCAGGGCGGTATTATGAAGATTACAGAGGCCCCGACTGATAAGACATGGAGCTGA
- the LOC18787546 gene encoding scarecrow-like protein 14 has product MYPDEDSPEESDFSDVVLEYISQMLMEEDMEEKIEMYQESAALHAAEQSYYELLQENSSSPPCDLIHYADHNHESHPLHCSYNSTTSGSARSIRDCDLLEYKSLHVASQSTSLPFHAPSNETGNVVDGFADSPLSILRDPEFSNETQLVMQFKRGFEEASRFLPNANSLNVDFESNTLSRKEGKAEAIGMVVKVDKKNEYSSDGSRGKKNPYHEDVSLEGGESNKQSAVYTESTVSSEMFDRHLLNCGQGESALRETLQNRTIKIVQQNGQSKGSSGGKARGKRQGSKKDVVDLRTLLTLCAQAVAANDERTGNELLKQIRQHSSPMGDAMQRLAHYFADGLEARMAGYGTPICRDLITKPALAADVLKAYHLYLDACPFKKLSNFFSNKTIMNVAEKATRLHIIDFGIHYGFQWPSLIQNLSSRPGGPPKLRITGIDLPQPGFRPAEMVEETGQRLANYAETYKVPFEFNAIAQTWDTIQIEDLKIDRDEVLVVNSVHRLRRLLDETVMVESPKDMVLKLIRKINPDVFTLAIVNGSYSAPFFLTRFREALFHFSTMFDMLETNVPHDAPERMLIEREIFGRQAMNVIACEGSERIERPETYKQWQVRNLRAGFTQLPLNQEIVKIAKDKLHSCYHKDFVMDEDSQWLLLGWKGRIGYALSSWRAAC; this is encoded by the coding sequence ATGTACCCGGATGAAGATTCACCCGAGGAATCTGATTTTAGTGACGTAGTTCTCGAGTACATTAGCCAAATGCTTATGGAAGAAGATatggaagaaaaaattgaaatgtatCAGGAGTCTGCAGCACTTCACGCTGCAGAGCAATCATATTATGAGCTTCTTCAAGAgaattcttcttctcctccttgcGACCTGATTCATTATGCTGATCACAACCATGAAAGTCATCCGTTGCATTGCAGTTATAACAGTACTACCTCTGGCAGTGCCAGAAGCATTAGGGATTGTGATTTGCTCGAATATAAGTCCCTGCATGTTGCCTCTCAGTCCACTTCTCTACCATTCCATGCACCATCAAATGAAACTGGTAATGTTGTAGATGGGTTTGCGGATTCCCCGTTGAGCATTCTTAGAGATCCTGAATTTTCTAATGAGACTCAGTTGGTTATGCAATTTAAAAGAGGCTTTGAAGAAGCGAGTAGGTTTCTTCCAAATGCTAATAGTCTGAATGTTGATTTTGAAAGTAACACGTTGTCACGTAAAGAGGGCAAGGCAGAGGCTATAGGTATGGTAGTTAAGGTAGATAAGAAGAATGAGTACTCTTCTGATGGGTCAAGGGGAAAGAAGAATCCTTATCATGAGGATGTGAGTTTAGAAGGGGGGGAGAGTAACAAGCAATCAGCAGTTTACACTGAATCAACAGTGAGTTCGGAAATGTTTGACAGGCATTTGCTAAACTGTGGACAAGGAGAATCTGCTCTCCGTGAAACTTTGCAGAATCGGACAATCAAGATTGTACAACAGAATGGTCAATCAAAGGGGTCAAGTGGTGGAAAAGCCCGCGGAAAGAGGCAGGGAAGTAAAAAGGATGTGGTGGATTTGAGAACTCTTCTAACGCTTTGTGCACAAGCTGTTGCAGCTAATGATGAGAGGACTGGCAATGAGTTACTTAAGCAGATCAGACAGCATTCTTCTCCTATGGGAGATGCGATGCAGAGACTAGCTCACTATTTTGCTGATGGTCTTGAGGCACGAATGGCTGGATATGGTACTCCGATTTGCAGAGACCTTATAACCAAGCCAGCATTAGCTGCAGATGTCTTGAAGGCTTACCATCTTTATCTTGACGCATGTCCATTTAAGAAGctatcaaatttcttctcaAATAAGACAATAATGAATGTAGCTGAGAAAGCAACAAGGCTCCACATAATTGATTTTGGTATCCATTATGGTTTTCAATGGCCTAGCCTCATACAAAATCTCTCTTCTAGGCCCGGTGGACCTCCAAAGCTTCGGATTACTGGGATTGATCTTCCACAGCCAGGTTTCCGACCTGCAGAAATGGTTGAGGAGACTGGACAGCGCTTAGCAAACTATGCAGAAACTTATAAAGTTCCATTTGAATTCAATGCAATAGCACAAACGTGGGACACCATTCAAATTGAGGATCTCAAAATTGATCGTGATGAGGTGCTTGTTGTAAATTCTGTGCACAGATTAAGAAGACTACTTGATGAGACTGTGATGGTAGAAAGTCCGAAAGATATGGTTTTAAAACTGATCAGGAAGATCAATCCAGATGTCTTCACGCTGGCGATTGTTAACGGATCCTACAGTGCACCGTTCTTTCTCACAAGATTCCGGGAGGCTCTCTTCCACTTTTCTACAATGTTCGATATGCTTGAGACAAATGTCCCCCATGATGCTCCAGAGAGGATGCTTATTGAGAGGGAGATATTTGGTCGGCAGGCAATGAATGTCATTGCGTGCGAGGGTTCAGAAAGGATCGAGAGACCAGAGACATACAAGCAGTGGCAGGTGAGGAATCTGAGGGCTGGGTTTACACAACTTCCTTTGAATCAGGAGATTGTGAAGATAGCAAAGGACAAGCTGCATTCATGCTACCATAAAGATTTTGTAATGGATGAAGACAGCCAGTGGCTGCTGCTTGGATGGAAAGGTCGCATTGGCTATGCTCTTTCTTCTTGGAGGGCTGCTTGTTAG
- the LOC109947143 gene encoding LOW QUALITY PROTEIN: uncharacterized protein LOC109947143 (The sequence of the model RefSeq protein was modified relative to this genomic sequence to represent the inferred CDS: inserted 2 bases in 1 codon), with translation MLNKIFKLRIVGLYPEGSPSRNSRRXTGLNPGLRGGLEIVFNQQ, from the exons atgttgaataaaatttttaaactCAGAATTGTAGGGCTTTACCCCGAAGGGAGCCCTTCCAGAAATTCTCGAAG CACAGGGCTGAACCCAGGCCTAAGAGGGGGTTTGGAAATAGTTTTCAACCAGCAATAG
- the LOC18786024 gene encoding uncharacterized protein LOC18786024 isoform X2, with protein MSGAGKPDFFYREAQRLGYVARSAFKLLQIQKQYKLITPGSSVLDLGCAPGAWLQVACQSLGPVKSGGLVVGIDLKKVKVPAAHCDSRVQTVCADVMKLPKAQVRELSPQKGFSVILSDMCPLVSGITSKDAALSLELGRQALDLAVGGAALAHPKNEIQMEASNDGAITSSDVNGVLRRGGHLVIKLLESEDVQEFSRICKPLFRKASLLRPKATRPSSREIYVICQGLQSQAKI; from the exons ATGAGTGGGGCAGGAAAACCAGATTTCTTCTACAGAGAGGCTCAACGCCTGGGTTATGTGGCTCGCTCCGCCTTCAAG CTACTTCAGATACAGAAGCAGTACAAGCTCATAACACCTGGCTCCTCTGTTCTGGACCTTGGTTGTGCTCCTGGTGCTTGGCTTCAG GTGGCTTGCCAGAGCTTGGGTCCTGTAAAAAGTGGTGGTCTTGTTGTTGGGATTGATCTCAAG AAGGTGAAGGTTCCAGCTGCTCACTGTGATTCGAGGGTTCAAACTGTTTGTGCTGACGTGATGAAACTCCCCAAAGCCCAAGTCAGGGAACTCTCTCCACAG AAAGGGTTTTCTGTGATACTCTCAGATATGTGTCCCCTCGTTTCTGGGATCACAAGTAAAGATGCAGCTTTATCGCTCGAGTTAGGCAGGCAAGCACTGGATTTGGCTGTTGGTGGAGCTGCCTTAGCTCATCccaaaaatgaaattcaaatggAGGCAAGTAATGATGGGGCAATTACAAGTTCAGATGTTAATGGTGTATTGCGAAGAGGAGGCCATCTTGTGATAAAGCTTTTAGAGAGCGAGGATGTTCAAG AATTCAGCCGGATTTGCAAACCACTGTTTAGAAAGGCATCATTGTTGAGGCCTAAAGCTACAAGACCATCATCAAGAGAGATTTATGTGATATGTCAAGGTCTGCAGTCACAGGCAAAGATATAA
- the LOC18786024 gene encoding uncharacterized protein LOC18786024 isoform X1: MSGAGKPDFFYREAQRLGYVARSAFKLLQIQKQYKLITPGSSVLDLGCAPGAWLQVACQSLGPVKSGGLVVGIDLKKVKVPAAHCDSRVQTVCADVMKLPKAQVRELSPQQKGFSVILSDMCPLVSGITSKDAALSLELGRQALDLAVGGAALAHPKNEIQMEASNDGAITSSDVNGVLRRGGHLVIKLLESEDVQEFSRICKPLFRKASLLRPKATRPSSREIYVICQGLQSQAKI; encoded by the exons ATGAGTGGGGCAGGAAAACCAGATTTCTTCTACAGAGAGGCTCAACGCCTGGGTTATGTGGCTCGCTCCGCCTTCAAG CTACTTCAGATACAGAAGCAGTACAAGCTCATAACACCTGGCTCCTCTGTTCTGGACCTTGGTTGTGCTCCTGGTGCTTGGCTTCAG GTGGCTTGCCAGAGCTTGGGTCCTGTAAAAAGTGGTGGTCTTGTTGTTGGGATTGATCTCAAG AAGGTGAAGGTTCCAGCTGCTCACTGTGATTCGAGGGTTCAAACTGTTTGTGCTGACGTGATGAAACTCCCCAAAGCCCAAGTCAGGGAACTCTCTCCACAG CAGAAAGGGTTTTCTGTGATACTCTCAGATATGTGTCCCCTCGTTTCTGGGATCACAAGTAAAGATGCAGCTTTATCGCTCGAGTTAGGCAGGCAAGCACTGGATTTGGCTGTTGGTGGAGCTGCCTTAGCTCATCccaaaaatgaaattcaaatggAGGCAAGTAATGATGGGGCAATTACAAGTTCAGATGTTAATGGTGTATTGCGAAGAGGAGGCCATCTTGTGATAAAGCTTTTAGAGAGCGAGGATGTTCAAG AATTCAGCCGGATTTGCAAACCACTGTTTAGAAAGGCATCATTGTTGAGGCCTAAAGCTACAAGACCATCATCAAGAGAGATTTATGTGATATGTCAAGGTCTGCAGTCACAGGCAAAGATATAA
- the LOC18784895 gene encoding protein FIZZY-RELATED 3, translating into MDSPQTRKAGLNLPTGMSETSLRLESFSGSFRAISNLSSPSKSSTCSDRFIPCRSSSRLHTFGLNDKASPVKEGGNEAYARLLKSELFGSDFGSFSPAGGGGGVPSPLSPSKNMLRFKTDHSAPNSPYSPSILRNDSGFSNESLTPPKPPRKVPKTPHKVLDAPSLQDDFYLNLVDWSSQNVLAVGLGTCVYLWSASNSKVTKLCDLGPNDGVCSVQWTKEGSYLSIGTNLGRVQVWDGTQCKRVRTMGGHQTRTGVLAWNSRILASGSRDRNILQHDLRVSNDCISKLVGHKSEVCGLKWSNDDRELASGGNDNQLLVWNQHSQQPALRLTEHTAAVKAIAWSPHQSGLLVSGGGTADRCIRFWNTTNGHQLNSIDTGSQVCNLAWSKNVNEIVSTHGYSQNQIMVWKYPSMGKVATLTGHSMRVLYLAMSPDGQTIVTGAGDETLRFWNVFPSVKTHTPVKDTGLWSLGRTQIR; encoded by the exons ATGGATTCACCTCAAACAAGGAAAGCAGGGCTCAACCTCCCAACTGGGATGTCCGAGACGTCGCTGCGCCTCGAGTCCTTTTCGGGTTCTTTTCGGGCTATATCGAACCTGTCTTCCCCCTCCAAGTCCTCGACTTGCAGCGACAGATTCATACCTTGCAGATCTTCCTCGAGGCTTCACACATTTGGGCTCAATGACAAGGCCTCGCCCGTCAAAGAAGGCGGCAACGAGGCCTATGCCAGGTTGTTGAAATCTGAGCTTTTCGGGTCTGATTTTGGGTCTTTTTCTCCtgcaggtggtggtggtggtgtgcCGTCGCCTCTGAGTCCCAGCAAGAACATGTTGCGGTTCAAGACTGATCACTCGGCACCCAACTCGCCTTATTCGCCGTCCATTCTGAGAAATGATAGTGGGTTTTCTAACGAGTCTTTAACGCCTCCTAAGCCTCCTCGCAAGGTCCCCAAGACACCCCATAAG GTTCTGGATGCCCCATCACTTCAAGATGACTTTTACTTGAACCTTGTGGACTGGTCCTCGCAAAATGTCCTTGCAGTTGGACTGGGCACCTGCGTTTATCTGTGGAGTGCATCAAACAGCAAG GTGACAAAACTGTGCGACTTGGGGCCTAATGACGGGGTATGCTCTGTCCAATGGACAAAGGAGGGTTCATATTTATCAATTGGCACAAATCTTGGTCGAGTTCAG GTTTGGGATGGGACTCAGTGCAAGAGGGTCCGAACAATGGGCGGGCATCAAACAAGGACTGGTGTCTTGGCATGGAACTCACGCATATTAGCTTCAGGAAGCCGGGACCGGAACATACTTCAACACGATCTTCGGGTCTCAAACGACTGCATCAGCAAGCTTGTTGGCCACAAGTCTGAG GTATGTGGGCTGAAATGGTCCAATGATGACAGGGAACTTGCATCTGGTGGCAATGATAACCAG CTCTTGGTCTGGAACCAGCACTCTCAGCAACCAGCTTTGAGACTGACAGAGCACACAGCTGCAGTCAAGGCCATTGCTTGGTCACCCCACCAGAGTGGCCTTCTTGTATCTGGAGGTGGAACTGCTGACAGATGTATTCGCTTCTGGAACACGACAAATGGCCACCAATTGAACAGTATAGACACCGGAAGCCAGGTCTGCAATCTTGCATGGAGTAAGAATGTGAATGAGATAGTCAGCACTCATGGATATTCCCAGAACCAAATCATGGTGTGGAAGTATCCATCCATGGGAAAG GTTGCCACTCTAACTGGCCATAGCATGCGAGTTCTTTACCTTGCAATGTCACCAGATGGTCAG ACAATAGTCACTGGTGCTGGGGATGAGACTCTACGATTCTGGAATGTCTTCCCGTCTGTGAAGACACAT ACACCAGTCAAAGATACAGGCCTTTGGTCACTAGGAAGAACTCAGATTCGATGA